The sequence ATTTAAGAATATTAAATTGTATACTTAATGAGTTAATTGTTCAATATTTAAGAATATTAAATTGTTTTTCCAGATGTTTTTAATGACTTTACATTTTTTTAGGAGATACACTTGGAAAGAGGTTTGGAAGAATAAAAGGACAATATAGATGTGGGTTAGCGGAAGTATCTTAATAAAATTAATGGTCTAATCCCATACTTTAATAAGAGGTTTtagatatatacacatacatgtaaaataatattgtaataatttagagttatctttttttttaattctttaatattAGTTGTTGTGGCATAGTATTTTTAAAAGACTCCTAATCTTTGGCTTcacataataatataattattaattaaagtaAGAAATTATTCTAGTGAATAAGATGTTTGTCATTTATTTTCAATACATtaacttggatgttgttgttaaagctttattattaatatgaagtttgagttgtttaattcaaggttttaaaatatttctagtaaaaattagagagtgttttctttctttactgcctttttaaaataattttttcatacgTATTTCacaatctttattattattttaagtgaaattGAAACCACCaaatttactattaaaatttttgaggtaTCAAAATTTTAGAAGTTTGAAGCAAAGACTTTAGTAGTGTTATCCTTGAGTCATCCCTTAATATTAGACGCTAACAATTCACATATATCGGTCTGGAGAGAGTAACAAACTTTATAAAGTGTCTCCTTGCCGAACAATCTCATTTAACAAAGATTGGCCTCTCACGTGCCAACTTACCTTATTCAGTTATTTCTAGTCATGAAATCCTGACCAACCGTTTGAATTGGATTTGGAGTGCATGTATTGTACGCACATTtataattttctctttttctcaacTTATTAGACTCAAACAGCAACAGCCCACAGAAACTGGACTTTTTCTTCTTTCCGTTTTCGGTTGCTTTCCACTCTTTCCAAGCAATTAGATAAGGTGAGAATCTCATCTTTGATCTTCCTTCCCCTTTCTCAAATTTGAATACTTCAATACagtacttataattttttttttcacaaaagatGATGTCCAGTTCGGattacaagaacacaaaaattCTGGTGTTtgtttgaaactttcaaatattgagtttgcacaattttcttttgaagatttCCTAACTCAATATTTGTACAATTTTTCCCTTTCAAAAAGATGGAATCTCTTAAAACTAGTTCACGTtgtgaaaatttaataaatatcctCTAGCTAACGCCTAGCTGGCCGATAAATTTCCTTTCTGAAACGTGATTGAGAATGGGTAACCTTGCAAATGCAGGGAGTAGAtatctttatttgtatatatataaagacAACAAAAGGATCATTTTTGTTaacatacaaaattaaaaattgacccCACAAGGCTGGGATGGTGATGGTTAGGAAATCTCCTAAATGGATCCTCTATcgctcattattttatttttatttcattaaaataaGCATGTCCCATGTCCCATAGTCCATTCAATTATTACTCACAATCACATTTTAAACATCCCAATCAATAAAATGCAAAACAAGAATAAAAGAGGTCCCAAATCAGACCATACATTGGTGAAAAGTTGCTATCAAGGTTAAATTGTTCTTACATGCATTGCGGCTAATGATAGGTGAGTCCAAAAGTCACAGCATCTTTGACTCCAATTTGTTTCCCACAACAAATTAGCTACCCACTAATTACAATCTTTAGCATTCTTCCTCTTTATTAGTACTGCTACTATTTTATAGGACTAGTATTTTATTACATATCCATATTGATGCAAATTGCAAAATTAGTGGCGCTCTTCATGGTTCTAATATGCTCTTGCacactttaatatatatatataaaaaaaaaatccatttcaATGCAAATTGCATTTGACTGATCCCAAAAGTTAAAAATAGAGGCTAAGAGATTAAATTGCATTTGACTGATTccataagttaaaaaaaaaaagggtagaaAACTTTCCATGTTGAAAGTTTGGGGTAGGTAGGGGCTTCAAAGGTACCAAAACAGATTCTTCATTATTTGTAACATCTAAATTATGAGATACATCTTGCAGGAAGTATACATGTAGCTACCGACAGTTATATCTATTGGTTGCCTAATCATTAATTTTGTATTCAATTTGTtgcataaaaaaatgataatctCTTGTTTAAGATGGATATGATATcctaaatttttgtattttagtgattattttttagaagaaaagGATGTCATGGTTTCACACCTCCAAAACGTGCTAACAAATTCCTAAAACGTGTGATTTGAAAAGAAGAGTACGTTTCACGATCTTGATTTAAAATACATGCTGGAAATAGTTTAAATTATTGTAGAACTGTAATTGATAATTAATTGTACGTTGTTACAGGTACAGATTTTATATATCTTGTCGCACTTGAACTTTTCAAACTTACTCACCCCTTATCGTATAGTAGTAGACAATAGGTAAGTATGATTAGGAGTATCAAATGGGTAATTGGTTGATTTTGGACGGGTTAAAATAGGTtgcattaataaataaataggataTTAATTGATCAATCAGTATGTAACTTGAGTTGGAATGGGCTAAATTCGAAATAACCGAACCCAACCAACTCTcactaaattttaatttctttctttgtttattttaatttaattttttactgCCTAAAATGTTGTTTATTTTCGTTATTATATAAAAcatattaaatagaaaaatattgttTTGAAAAGCTAGTTTTACTAGCCTTTTGGTTTACCCTCTCATAATTCCATTGCCCTTTGTTTACTTGAAACACTCATAAGGTTCATTTCGTCTGGTCTAAGAAATTTGATTGCAATTCGTAAACTTGACAAGTTTAGTAGCACCTCCAGCTCATTTTTTCTCAATAGAATCATAAGAGGAACCCCATTGCATAAGgtgaatttgaagttgaaaagaTTAGTATCACCTCTATTTATTCCATTTATATATTGGCATatattgggtagattctaaataaataatttatcttttttctattttctaaaaCAATACTTTCACCCTCTCGATCATGATAAGTCTCAAGATGTTACTAGTCATTTATTTGGTACGCACTATTTGATAGGATGTGGTAGAactatatttgaaataaaatttatatactattattgtatttgaaataaatttatatcatcaacCAAAGATAACCCACCTGATTCAATCCGACTTTTAGATTATTTAATCTAGAATTATAATTTCATGACAATAATTCGCGTACGATACGATCTCTTAAGAACTTGGTCAAGACTCGCGATTCTAAAactttgtgaaaaaattacacagaTTTTATTGAAGTATATTATTGGTGTTCGAGCTCATGTTCTTGTGAACACCATGCTCCCATGCTGCAATTCAACGTTGTGTTCGGCACCAAAGATTTCGATTCTGACGTTTAATATTTTCCTGGTCCAGTTTGCACCATACAGATGAAATGTCTATGTAGAAAACAAAGGGATGAAAATGATTGTGGGGTGAAGGGGTCCACAGCACAAAGGCCATGATCAGTGCTCATGCAAGAGTGAGTGAAATACTAGTAGCTGGTAGCTAGCTGTGATTAAAGATCACATCATGGGATTTGTGCAGTGAGTTGTAGCAATCACATGTTGGCATGTTCTTCCCCAAATATTGCATGAAGGCAACATATAGTAATTAATTCATGCTCCTATTGGTTTTGGTGTTTTTTAATGTAAAGATTTGCGGCTAAAAGGCATGGGATTTCCCAACTTGCCTATATAGCCTCGGGACCTTTCTATTTTGCAATTTGCAATTTGCAATTCTGAGGATTCTCATAAATAATCAACTTAAGAAAATGACGTTTTCAAGAATACCTAGTTGAATAAAATCTCATGTACCAAAGATTTGCCTTTCACGTGATGCTTACCTTCTGATCTAAACAAACtgttgaaaaaagaaatattatctTCCCATTATTAGGCCTCACAGAAActacaccttttttttttttttaaaaaatctttcatgttttggtttcttcCACTCTTCCCAAGCATTACATAAAGTAGAGCGTATTGAAACAATTCATTCATTTGGCCATCAACTTTCAAGAAATTAAGCTATATAGTTCTTAAATCAGAATAAATATTGTCCAAGTTTGAACGCATGAAGTATTGGAATTAAGGGGTCCAACAAGTGGTGGAACTAAACATTTTCActaattattgaataaaaaaagtaCACTAAAAAGTCTAGCTATTGAAGGGTTCCATTCCTAACTATTCTATTCTATTAGTCGCTTTTGTTAACCTGCAAATCACAAAACGCAGACCTTATTCCTTGACTACTTTAATACTACTCCCATGTTTCAAAAGAGGATTAAGAGTTCCAAGAACAAGGTCAATTTTTTATATCGAAAATAAACTTTATAATACGCCCTTCAGCTGCTTTTAATTATCATTAATTTcctaattaaatttatatttttatttgtcagtttttcctattttactcttagcattaattattttcttttgcaaattaatttcaaaacatattgtaaacattatttaataggaatattataataaaatagttatGATATTAATTGTTTTATTAATGAGTGTGACAAGTCAAAATGTGAACGAGGGAGTAAGTAACAAACCGAACAAAAGAAATACTATTAAAACTCAAAAGCTGTTAATATATCAAATTATAATTTGTAAAGCCTTAATTAACAGTGCAAAATTTGTTTTCGGATTTGTTTCATTGCCATGCTTTAGGCACAAAAAGACAGTACTAATTAAGAAACAACGTACAAAGAAGTGTGAACATCAGTGAGCTCCAATCACTCTTGTTTCATGAAGAATTTCATATCGTAATTGCATTCTGTTTTATATACAACTATATGTACAAAGGAGATATTGTAAAAATCTGACCTTGGCTAACGTTAAAGGAATATCAACCTTTTTTAagtgggaaaaaaagaaaagaaagaagaacagAGCTGCAAGGGAAAAAAATCTGCACAACTCTGGACGTGATAAATCATTTGACATCATCTAACACTGATCCAGTCATCAGCAACTGACCAGTCAGATTCTGGTCTGTTTTCATCACCCACTAATAGTACTTGCAGCCTTTCAGTTGGCGATGTGGACCATGACCCGCCGTTAAAATGGATCAATTCTTGAAACGCCGGCGAGGGCAAAGATGTAATTGGACATGTTACTGTTGATTCAGCAGAGTCATCAGATGCCCAATCTGGGAAATCAAATGGGCACCTTGGAGATGTTGAAGGGGCGGCACTGTTGTACCTTTCGTCATTCAATGTAACAGTGTCATCCATTTGATCAGCAACAAATTCATGTTTTAGTAGCATCTCTGCGCTCCATCTCTTTCTCGGATCCTTCACGAAGCATTTCTCTAGAAAGTCTTTTCCTTCTTCCGATAATTCTTCAGGAATTTCAGGCAATTGATCACCCACTCCAATTGTCATCAACAATTTAGCTATGTCTGAGTATCCCCAAACTGGAACTCCGGCTGCCATCTCAGCAACTACGCATCCAAGTGCCCAGATATCAGCAGGAGTGTCCTGTTCACCGGCGGTAACCATTTCCGGCGACATGTACAGTAGAGTACCCCTCAATTCACCTCGCGAATAGTCACCTTTAATTGAATTGGATCTCTTTGTCAATCCGAAATCAGCAATTTTGACTTGACCATTAGCACCAAGAAGAATGTTCTGTGGTTTAATGTCGCAGTGGACATAGCCACGCTTGTGGATATAGTGTAGCCCTTTCAATAACGACTTGGTGTATTTCCTGATTTCAATCTCCGGCAATTTACGTTCAATAGAATTCTTAACCTTTTCGGACAGAGCACCTCCAGGGGCATACTCCAATAAGACATTGTACAACTTTTCGCCATTTTCGTAGGTGTAGCTGTCACCAAGACAATTAATAATTTGTGGGCAACCGTTAATCTCATCCAAAATTAGCTTCTCGTTCATCAGCGTAGCTGAACGAGAAGCTGAAGAAGACTTGACCACCATTGATGATGAAAACAGAGTGCTCTGTTTTCTGGGTACTGCAAAACTCACTTTGCCAAAGCTTCCATGGCCTATTGCTTCACCTCTTACCCAATCCATGGccgttattgttattattttcgtTGAAAATGGAAGTTTATTGagctgaaatttttgtaatttatgcTCTCCTATTACAGAAGAAGGATAGAAGATACGTTGAACTCTGTTTCACACGGAActtctatatataatatatatatatatagcgtgGGGGGAAtttatttagtttacttttttctttcaaattgtATTTTTGATGTATTAATGTTCCCCACAAGTATTAAATGAATATATACGCGTATAGAGTTAACCGAGAGGGTGgccataataacaataacaataaaataaaaaaggaacacGTGATAGGAGGAACATCTTTCTTCGTAATTTGGCCAAACAGTTTTACATCAATTTTAGAATCCCGGTCCAATGAATCTTGGTCTATGTCAGCAAGTCAATATAAAGGGAGTttaaaatcatgatattttaGGCTTAAATCTTATCTATGTGTGTGTAGCCAAGATTCCAAGTTGTGTGTTGATAAAATGATATTTCAAGGTAATAATTTGGGTTACGGTAATCATGTGGATCAACATTGCAAGTAATGTAATATAACTTGGAAGTAGAACGATAGAGGATACATAGTTTTTTGTAATAAGAGTTAATCGAGAGGGAATTTATTGTTAAAAACTCTCAAAAAGAATGAAAGCAATCTTCCACAAATATTAATGGATTTTTGTACAAATAGACGATTGGATTCactgttttcttttttttttttctagccGATAGGCATAGTTATTCGATTGAATGAGCAACTTTTTAGattatttcttcaaaatttaaaattgacaaACTTGGTAAGTTATAAACTTTATGTATAACAGTAATataatttgtttttaatttttatgatgtaCGAGTACACCattgactactgaaataaataatgtaaatatttttgaaattgtgTGTTGATCTTTATTTATTTAGGATAATTTACTCTAATTAGTGTGAGTAGTTATCCGTTATTATTGTCTTAATATTGCAAAAAAGAGGTTAAGAAACGTATTCGTTAAGATGTGTTAGATATTCTTATTAGTAATAAATTAGAAGAGAAGAAGCAAAGATCTTTTCTATTTGcatacaaaaattgaaaataattaatccCACGAGAATGGGATGCTGATGGTTAGCAAGTCTGCCGCTAATAACTTTGCTTTCTATGAAAAAATTGACATCTCAAGCTCTATTCACGGTCAAATTCTGAACATCCCAATCAACAAAATGCAAACCAAAACGAAAGAGGTCTCGATCAGTTGATACAACATACATATAGAAGAAGTTGGTATTAGCAATTGAATCTTCAAAGACAATGTACATAAATGAAGGCTGGCTAGTAGATGTGTCCAAAAGTCACAGAATGACCAGCCACCACTCGTGCTAGTGCCATCTTCTTATACTCTTTTTAATTACTAGCCACTACTGGTACAGTACTAATATTTACATGTCCATTTCAATTTTGCAACTTGCAGGCGTTGCACTATGACTCTAGTGGACTTTAGTATTCTTTTAATTACTGTTAATTCCACAATGCCTTTTGCATTGCAAATTTCGTTTTGACTAATCGTAAACTAAAGATTAACTCCTAAAAAGGTAGCGGTCCTGaccaggggcggagctacatATAAGGTAGGGGGTTTTGATGGAAAACTgtactatatatacatggttaaaattattttttatgtatatatagtagatgtcgaaACCCCTACagttagttcgtatgttcacttgtaAATCCCCTTGGTGTCAATTCTAGCTCCGCCACTGGTCCTAACCATTTATTTGACGGCGGAAGCTATATATTAGTTGCTAAGAAATTTCATCATACACCAAAATTTTATACGTTGAAATAGGACTTGAAGTTCTTTGGATGGGTGGTGGGGTGGGGTGGCGTGGGGTGGGGGTTATGTAATTATGGATGGTTAAAGTATCTAGTCAACAACTTAATTAATCAACTCCCACCTCTCCTTTCCCAACTGAAATTTCTAgttctatttatatattattatatgaaGAATCAGGCTATGATGGTATTATAATAGTTTATATTAGTTGCTTAATCTTTTGACTTAGTTTAATTTTTACTAGTGGATGTCTGACATTGAGGTAACTGTtgaatttagctataaatatgcCGAAAAGATAATTAATAACTTTAGGTGGGGAAAAAGAAGAATAGGAAAGGAAGAAAATGCATCTGTACGAAACTGGTGAAATTGGGATATACTATTGGCAAACGGGTAGAGAGGACATTTAATTTGGTATAGTAcgcttttgatttatttatttttttccttcaaaaaattGAATATGAACACACGATATCAGAGTGGTGGTTCATGTGAAAATTATTAGCACAACGACGCTCCCACATGGGAATCCAACCCAAACTAGCTATATATCTTGTTAAATCAATACTATTAAGGATAAAATGCCAGCTGAATACGAGCATGTTAATACTAATGATATGAAATGAAAGGaaatttgtaataaaaaataaaagatcaattaATTACTACTATGTACTTCTTcatattatttaattaacttgTTTGTACAAAGATATATGAACTCAAAATGAAAATATGAGAAGGAATCTGCTTTGCGGCGCGCCGGTAAGAATAGCTGATTTTGCGCAAAGCCGGTGACTGCAGATTGGAAGGACGTAAAAGGCACAGAATGCAATGTCTTGAAACCAATTACAAGTGAATACTGCTTGATTCTCTTGCGTATGGACCAGATTTCCTTGCTTTCTGGTTTTACCCATTTAAATGATACTATTCGTTTTCTCCATATTGTTGAACACTATAGATCACGTCCATTTCTTTTGGATTCAGGAATTTGAATGCACTGAAAAATGTTTTTGGGTCCTCTTTTTTCGATcaccattttatttttaaaaacttaaaagTAACATGTACATGTGTTGGGTGTGAATAAAAGTCGATCACATCTGTAGCTGAAAATATTAACAAGTTAGATACATATAAATTGTGAATCTCTTAATGGTACGAGGTATCGAGAAAAATCGTGGGGGTTTGGACTATAGGCAATATCACATTATATAAGAATATCTTTGGATTGACTGAGCTCAACAACTGATTTTAGAATCCATGTTCGGTGAGATGAGAACGAGGATGGCAAAGTGAGCTCAGTTTGCTTATTCTTATGAGCTTGAGATGCACATGAAGAAGCTTGTTGTGGCCGTCAATTGTTATAAAATATCCAAACGACGTAGATAACACATAGTAAATATCAATAACCCGTGGATTGTGCTCTTGGGTCATGAAACTTAGTTCGAGTCAGAACAAAAGTCCCACATTAATAGCTAGAGATTGGAAAACTACACATCAGATATAGGATCTTTTGATATGAGCCTTTTGAGAGAAATCATACAAGTTTGGTCCAAAGTAGCCAATATCACATCATGTAAAATATTTCTGTGCAACACCAACTTCTATGAATATGGTCGCTTCCTTGATTCAAAGCATATTCACActtataaaattgaactttacATAGATGGTGGCTGTAACTAAACACTGTCGTCCCCAATTTTAAAGAATAaggttattttaaatatttttctaatatgttTCTATATAATTTTCGTTTGATTTAGTTTTATCGAACGCAATGAATATGTTCGTTTGATTTGTTTAAAGGGGGGACAGGGGCAGTGCTCAAATGAGCGAGtttgagaaaaagatgagagcAATAAATTAGAATTAGTCAGTGCAGTGAACTGTAACAACAAACACAAGTTGGCATTTGTTGCTCCTCAAATTTTGCTAACATATAATATTTGATGCTGTCAATCAACTTTGCTATTGGCTTCTTAATGAAACGCATCGCTCGCAGTTTTCGTCTAGC comes from Capsicum annuum cultivar UCD-10X-F1 chromosome 2, UCD10Xv1.1, whole genome shotgun sequence and encodes:
- the LOC107861392 gene encoding mitogen-activated protein kinase kinase kinase 20; translated protein: MDWVRGEAIGHGSFGKVSFAVPRKQSTLFSSSMVVKSSSASRSATLMNEKLILDEINGCPQIINCLGDSYTYENGEKLYNVLLEYAPGGALSEKVKNSIERKLPEIEIRKYTKSLLKGLHYIHKRGYVHCDIKPQNILLGANGQVKIADFGLTKRSNSIKGDYSRGELRGTLLYMSPEMVTAGEQDTPADIWALGCVVAEMAAGVPVWGYSDIAKLLMTIGVGDQLPEIPEELSEEGKDFLEKCFVKDPRKRWSAEMLLKHEFVADQMDDTVTLNDERYNSAAPSTSPRCPFDFPDWASDDSAESTVTCPITSLPSPAFQELIHFNGGSWSTSPTERLQVLLVGDENRPESDWSVADDWISVR